In Mycolicibacterium alvei, a single window of DNA contains:
- a CDS encoding adenylate cyclase regulatory domain-containing protein has protein sequence MNHPVRVPVRRSTKQVQGVSNTRRRPRSVCLHDGLEGDSRQERTHLIAWLHAQGFTIDQSRLVAPTPLLLPTSRVLGDEGRYVSLRELSTETGIQTKQSPYCGPSRKASGRPRR, from the coding sequence CTGAACCATCCTGTCCGCGTCCCGGTACGCCGCAGCACTAAGCAGGTCCAGGGTGTCAGCAACACACGAAGACGACCTCGCTCAGTATGTCTGCACGACGGTCTTGAGGGCGACAGCCGCCAGGAAAGGACTCATCTAATTGCCTGGCTGCATGCCCAGGGCTTCACGATTGATCAAAGCCGACTGGTGGCCCCAACCCCTCTCCTTCTTCCTACAAGCCGCGTACTGGGTGATGAGGGACGGTACGTCTCTCTGCGCGAGCTGAGCACGGAAACCGGAATCCAGACGAAACAGTCGCCATATTGCGGGCCCTCACGGAAGGCATCGGGCAGGCCACGGAGATGA
- a CDS encoding acyclic terpene utilization AtuA family protein, translated as MRDPVRIGNCSGFYGDRIAAAREMVEGGTGEQSIDVLCGDYLAELTMLILAKAQAKDPAGGYARTFLTQMEQVLGTCSDRGIKIVANAGGLNPAGLAVRLRELADRLGITVRIAHIEGDDLRGNLSAITPAVGEVKPVSANAYLGGWGIAEALGAGADVVVTGRVTDASLVVGPAAWWHGWERTDWDRLAGAVVAGHVIECGPQATGGNYAFLDEITDRRYPGFPIAEVAADGSSVITKHADTGGLVSVGTVTSQLLYEIAEPAYLGPDVVTHFDTISLAQQAEHRVAITGVTGSPPPETLKVALNEVGGYRNTMTMVLTGLDLEAKAAFAQQQLFDILGGRGSFAEVDVRFLRFDTPDAPTNDQACAHLRITVKDTDPRKVGRAFSSAIMEIALAGYAGFHTTTPPTSESVFGVYRPATVPRSSVTQVVVLPNGERRRIADPPTGSVPAAKVRGSAAAAPPTEPTCRAPLGAVLGARSGDKGGNANIGLWARDDAGYAWVREHLTVERLRGLLGPEAAQLRIERFELPNLRALNVVVHGLLGEGVASSTRPDAQAKGLCEYLRSRIVDIPQSLVGAT; from the coding sequence GTGAGGGACCCGGTACGCATCGGAAATTGCTCGGGCTTCTACGGCGACCGGATCGCCGCGGCGCGGGAGATGGTCGAGGGCGGGACGGGCGAGCAGAGCATCGACGTGCTGTGCGGGGACTACCTCGCTGAACTGACGATGCTCATCCTGGCGAAGGCCCAGGCGAAGGATCCGGCGGGCGGTTACGCGCGCACGTTCCTGACCCAGATGGAGCAGGTGTTGGGCACCTGTTCCGACCGCGGTATCAAGATCGTGGCCAACGCCGGTGGGCTCAACCCGGCCGGGCTGGCCGTCAGATTGCGCGAGCTTGCGGACCGGCTCGGTATCACCGTCCGGATCGCCCACATCGAAGGTGACGACTTGCGCGGGAACCTCTCCGCGATCACCCCTGCGGTCGGTGAGGTCAAGCCGGTCTCGGCCAACGCCTACCTCGGGGGTTGGGGTATCGCCGAAGCGCTGGGTGCGGGCGCCGACGTCGTCGTCACCGGACGGGTGACAGACGCCTCGCTGGTCGTCGGCCCGGCCGCCTGGTGGCACGGGTGGGAGCGCACCGACTGGGACCGGCTCGCCGGTGCCGTCGTGGCCGGCCACGTCATCGAATGCGGACCACAGGCCACGGGCGGCAACTACGCCTTCCTCGACGAGATCACCGACCGTCGCTACCCGGGCTTCCCGATCGCGGAGGTGGCGGCCGACGGCTCGTCGGTGATCACCAAGCACGCCGACACCGGGGGGCTGGTGTCGGTCGGTACGGTCACCTCCCAGCTGCTCTACGAGATCGCCGAGCCGGCCTATCTGGGGCCCGACGTGGTGACTCACTTCGACACGATCTCGCTGGCCCAGCAGGCCGAGCACCGGGTGGCGATCACGGGTGTCACCGGCAGCCCGCCACCGGAGACGCTCAAGGTGGCGCTGAACGAGGTCGGGGGCTACCGGAACACCATGACGATGGTGCTCACCGGCTTGGACCTGGAGGCGAAAGCCGCGTTCGCGCAGCAGCAGCTGTTCGACATCCTCGGCGGCCGGGGATCCTTCGCCGAGGTCGACGTCCGGTTTCTGCGTTTCGACACACCGGACGCCCCCACCAACGACCAGGCGTGCGCGCACTTGCGGATCACGGTCAAGGACACCGACCCGCGCAAGGTCGGCCGGGCGTTCTCGAGCGCAATCATGGAGATCGCTCTGGCCGGGTATGCCGGCTTCCACACCACCACGCCACCCACGTCGGAGTCAGTGTTCGGCGTGTATCGCCCAGCGACCGTGCCCCGGTCGAGCGTGACGCAGGTCGTGGTGCTGCCCAACGGTGAGCGCCGGAGGATCGCCGATCCGCCGACCGGTAGCGTGCCGGCCGCGAAGGTCCGGGGCAGCGCGGCAGCCGCGCCGCCGACCGAGCCGACATGCCGCGCGCCGCTGGGCGCGGTTCTGGGCGCGCGGTCCGGCGACAAGGGCGGCAACGCCAATATTGGTCTCTGGGCCCGCGACGACGCCGGCTATGCCTGGGTGCGCGAGCACTTAACCGTCGAGCGACTGCGCGGGCTGCTCGGCCCGGAGGCTGCGCAGCTGCGCATAGAGCGATTCGAGCTGCCCAACCTGCGTGCGCTCAACGTTGTGGTGCACGGGCTGCTGGGGGAAGGCGTGGCATCCTCGACCCGGCCGGATGCCCAGGCGAAGGGCTTGTGCGAGTACCTGCGCTCCCGCATCGTGGACATACCGCAATCCCTTGTCGGCGCGACCTGA
- a CDS encoding TetR/AcrR family transcriptional regulator, translated as MNKVVVAGRTRVGGERRERILASATELIAERGYHAVSMADIGVASGVVGPAIYRHFNSKSDLLAALFERVVDKLLKRATAIVEQSRDEAEALTLLVSDQVALVMDQRELAMVYYREVHNLSDQHQSRLRRKQRLYLEEWVHLVGELRPAVDEIELRAMVHGAIGAIQSILHYRGTGLAPEQTSALLVAMGHAVLGVPASSHQVRGVNTEPSCPRPGTPQH; from the coding sequence GTGAACAAGGTGGTCGTTGCCGGACGTACCCGGGTCGGCGGCGAACGTCGGGAACGGATTCTCGCCTCTGCCACCGAGTTGATTGCCGAGCGGGGCTACCACGCTGTCTCCATGGCCGACATCGGCGTTGCATCAGGGGTTGTCGGGCCGGCCATCTATCGCCATTTCAACAGTAAGAGCGATCTACTGGCGGCCCTCTTCGAGCGAGTGGTGGACAAACTCCTTAAGCGTGCGACGGCGATCGTCGAGCAGTCCCGCGACGAGGCGGAGGCGCTGACCCTGCTGGTGTCAGACCAAGTCGCCTTGGTAATGGATCAACGCGAGCTGGCAATGGTGTATTACCGCGAAGTGCACAATCTGTCGGATCAGCACCAGAGCCGGTTGCGCCGAAAGCAGCGACTCTATCTAGAAGAGTGGGTACACCTCGTCGGAGAATTGCGGCCCGCGGTCGATGAGATTGAACTTCGGGCGATGGTTCATGGAGCGATCGGAGCCATTCAATCGATCTTGCACTACCGCGGCACTGGCCTGGCTCCCGAACAGACCTCTGCGCTGCTCGTTGCGATGGGTCACGCCGTGCTCGGCGTCCCCGCGTCGAGTCACCAGGTGCGCGGCGTGAACACTGAACCATCCTGTCCGCGTCCCGGTACGCCGCAGCACTAA
- a CDS encoding TIGR03084 family metal-binding protein, with the protein MAVPMESLITDIGAETAELWSLIAELPEGQAGWDAPTPAAGWAVRDQISHLAFFDDAAVRSATDPEGFTAEVLPMLADGRISPDTIAERYRPMPTAELLSWFDGARRALVAAFAAIDPSMRVPWFGLPMSAASSLTARIMETWAHGQDIADALGVTRVPSARLRHVAHIGVGARAFSYMANGLEVPEEPVRVELTAPGGTLWTWGPDGVPNRVTGTAHDFCLLVTQRRHRDDTALHVTGPLADQWLSIAQAFAGPPGGGRTAGQFDGGVS; encoded by the coding sequence GTGGCCGTGCCGATGGAGTCCTTGATCACCGACATCGGGGCGGAAACGGCCGAGCTGTGGTCACTGATCGCCGAGCTGCCCGAGGGGCAAGCCGGGTGGGACGCGCCCACCCCCGCGGCAGGCTGGGCGGTCCGCGATCAGATCAGCCATCTTGCGTTCTTCGACGACGCCGCGGTGCGCTCAGCCACCGACCCCGAAGGGTTCACGGCCGAGGTGCTGCCCATGCTCGCCGACGGCCGGATCTCCCCGGACACCATCGCCGAGCGCTACCGGCCGATGCCGACAGCGGAGCTGCTGTCCTGGTTCGACGGCGCGCGCCGCGCCCTCGTCGCTGCCTTCGCAGCGATCGACCCCTCGATGCGGGTGCCGTGGTTCGGCCTCCCCATGAGCGCGGCTTCCTCGCTGACCGCGCGGATCATGGAGACCTGGGCGCACGGTCAGGACATCGCCGACGCGCTGGGAGTGACCCGTGTGCCCTCGGCCCGGTTGCGCCACGTCGCCCACATCGGCGTGGGAGCGCGGGCGTTCAGCTACATGGCCAACGGCCTGGAGGTGCCCGAGGAACCCGTCCGTGTCGAGCTCACCGCACCGGGGGGCACGCTGTGGACCTGGGGCCCCGACGGCGTGCCCAACCGGGTCACCGGCACTGCGCACGACTTCTGCCTGCTCGTCACCCAGCGCAGGCATCGCGACGACACCGCACTGCACGTCACCGGTCCGCTCGCCGACCAGTGGCTCTCCATCGCGCAGGCCTTCGCCGGACCTCCCGGTGGCGGGCGCACCGCAGGACAGTTCGACGGAGGTGTGTCGTGA
- a CDS encoding carboxylesterase/lipase family protein, translated as MPAKTVRTELTSGAIEGFTRDGVNRWRSIPYAKPPVGALRFKAPQPVEAWDGVRPCHRFRYCAPQPRRYTIVGPGKFQPMSEDCLTLNVVAPDGGSDRPLPVMFFIHGGAYFLGSSATPIYDGASLARSGCVYVSANYRLGALGAVDLSSLSTADIHIDDNLYLRDLVSALRWVRENIAAFGGDPDNVTIFGESAGAHAVTTLLAVPAAKGLFAQAISQSPAGALSRSQELAAEFAAKFASILCADEREPARLLLAARPAQLVNAFDRLLTTSASDLAGGYPVGCTFGTDYLPSEPIQAMRDGKAYRVPLIVGTNADEGRLFTRFLKLLPTNEAKIEALLAGAEPTCRERITAAYPEYPAPDACIRLGADFTFGSTLWQLADSHSRHAPTYLYRYDFAPRTLQWAGLGATHATELLAVFDAYRTPLGRLLSAGADRRSALRVSDDMQGRWDAFARTGVPGDGWPRYTSDARPVLVFDRASRVDNDPHADRRKAWEGFQVLGR; from the coding sequence ATGCCAGCGAAGACAGTCCGCACCGAACTCACCTCGGGCGCCATCGAAGGATTCACGCGGGACGGCGTCAATCGCTGGCGTTCCATTCCCTACGCCAAGCCACCAGTCGGCGCGCTGCGGTTCAAGGCTCCCCAGCCGGTCGAAGCGTGGGACGGCGTCCGACCCTGCCACCGATTCCGCTACTGCGCTCCACAGCCCCGCCGATACACCATCGTCGGTCCGGGCAAGTTCCAGCCCATGAGCGAGGACTGCCTCACCCTCAATGTCGTTGCACCCGACGGCGGCTCGGACCGACCTCTGCCCGTGATGTTCTTCATTCACGGCGGGGCGTACTTCCTGGGCAGTTCCGCGACACCGATCTATGATGGCGCGTCGCTTGCCCGCAGCGGTTGCGTGTACGTATCGGCAAACTACCGCCTCGGCGCGCTAGGGGCTGTCGACCTGTCGTCGCTGTCCACCGCAGACATCCATATTGACGACAACCTCTACTTGCGTGACCTCGTGTCGGCGCTCAGGTGGGTACGCGAGAACATCGCGGCATTCGGCGGCGATCCCGATAACGTGACGATCTTCGGAGAGAGCGCGGGCGCGCACGCCGTTACCACTTTGCTGGCCGTGCCAGCGGCGAAAGGGCTTTTCGCACAGGCTATCTCACAAAGTCCGGCCGGCGCGCTATCCCGCTCCCAGGAGCTGGCCGCGGAGTTCGCCGCCAAGTTCGCATCCATTCTCTGCGCCGACGAGCGGGAGCCCGCCCGCCTCCTGTTGGCGGCGCGTCCGGCTCAACTGGTGAATGCATTCGATCGCTTGCTCACCACGAGTGCATCGGACCTTGCTGGCGGTTACCCGGTGGGATGCACATTCGGAACCGACTATCTACCGTCCGAGCCCATTCAAGCGATGCGCGACGGCAAGGCGTACCGTGTGCCGCTGATCGTCGGTACGAACGCCGACGAGGGCCGGTTGTTCACTCGCTTCCTCAAACTCCTCCCGACGAACGAAGCCAAGATCGAAGCGTTACTAGCGGGAGCGGAACCCACCTGTCGCGAGCGAATTACTGCTGCCTATCCCGAATATCCGGCCCCCGATGCCTGTATCCGACTGGGGGCCGACTTCACATTCGGATCGACACTGTGGCAGCTCGCGGATTCCCACAGTCGGCACGCCCCCACATATCTGTACCGCTATGACTTCGCCCCGCGAACTCTGCAATGGGCCGGGCTGGGTGCCACCCATGCGACGGAGCTTCTTGCGGTGTTCGACGCCTACCGCACGCCGCTCGGTCGGCTACTCAGCGCCGGAGCCGATCGCCGCTCGGCCCTACGCGTGAGCGACGACATGCAAGGGCGCTGGGATGCTTTCGCACGCACCGGAGTTCCAGGAGACGGCTGGCCGCGCTACACCAGCGACGCCCGTCCGGTCCTCGTCTTCGATCGCGCTTCGCGAGTGGACAACGACCCCCACGCCGACCGCCGGAAAGCATGGGAAGGTTTTCAAGTCCTCGGACGCTGA
- a CDS encoding enoyl-CoA hydratase/isomerase family protein, translating to MSEEAITYEVVDGVAWLTINRPEARNALNGAVRQGLFHSVHRFNADDSAKVLVLTGAGDKAFCAGGDLKEMAETALTVPPPDFAPQFGRNIQVAKPTIAAVNGVAFAGGFLLAQQCDLVIAAEHARFAVSEVKVGRGSPWAVPLSWLLPPRIALQILMTGDPITAERAREVGMVNEVVPAAELRVRVQEIALRIASNAPLSVLAAKKTVYLSAAHHLTEAYAHADQIWEPVYLSADALEGPAAFREKRTPVWKGR from the coding sequence ATGAGCGAGGAAGCGATCACCTACGAGGTCGTCGACGGGGTGGCCTGGTTGACGATCAATCGCCCCGAGGCACGGAACGCGCTCAACGGGGCGGTCCGGCAGGGACTGTTCCACAGCGTTCACCGCTTCAACGCCGACGACTCCGCCAAGGTTCTGGTGCTGACCGGGGCAGGCGATAAGGCGTTCTGCGCCGGAGGGGACCTTAAAGAGATGGCGGAGACGGCGCTCACGGTTCCGCCGCCAGACTTCGCGCCGCAATTCGGGCGCAACATCCAGGTCGCCAAGCCGACCATCGCCGCGGTGAACGGCGTCGCCTTCGCCGGCGGATTCCTACTGGCCCAGCAGTGCGACCTCGTCATCGCAGCCGAGCACGCCAGGTTCGCGGTCAGCGAGGTCAAGGTAGGCCGCGGCTCGCCATGGGCTGTCCCGCTGTCGTGGCTGCTGCCGCCGCGGATTGCGCTGCAGATTTTGATGACCGGCGACCCGATCACTGCCGAGCGCGCCCGCGAGGTAGGCATGGTGAACGAGGTCGTGCCCGCAGCGGAGCTGCGGGTACGAGTTCAGGAGATCGCCCTGCGGATCGCTTCCAACGCACCGCTGTCCGTACTCGCGGCAAAAAAGACCGTATACCTCTCCGCAGCGCACCACCTGACGGAGGCCTACGCCCACGCCGACCAGATATGGGAGCCGGTGTACCTCAGCGCCGACGCGCTAGAGGGTCCCGCCGCGTTCCGCGAGAAGCGCACACCGGTTTGGAAGGGACGTTAG
- a CDS encoding acyl-CoA dehydrogenase family protein, with the protein MAANRSSWMDDDLDALRDLARTFCEKEVAPHSARFIEQHHVDRDLWTRAGDLGLLCMSIPEQYGGGGGTFAHEAVLIEEQARIGDSAWGAPLHSGIVAHYLLEYGTDEQKERFLPRLATGEMVGAIAMTEPGTGSDLQSVTTKASRVGDEYVVNGSKTFITNGAQADLIIVVAKTDPSAGANGISLVLVEGDRPGFRRGRVLDKVGQRGQDTSELYFEDVHIPVENLLGTTEGQGFIQLMQQLPQERLILALGAVTVLETALEFTVEYTKDRHAFGKPVFAFQNTKFKLAEVATDAHISRVFIDDCVARHLRGELDIPTVAMAKWWTTERAMVALDDCLQLHGGYGYMTEYPIGRMWADARVQKIYGGTNEIMKEIIARSL; encoded by the coding sequence ATGGCAGCCAACCGCTCTAGCTGGATGGACGACGACCTCGACGCACTGCGGGATTTGGCACGTACGTTCTGTGAGAAGGAGGTCGCGCCGCACAGTGCCCGCTTCATCGAGCAGCACCACGTGGATCGGGACCTGTGGACCCGGGCGGGTGATCTTGGGTTGCTGTGCATGTCAATCCCCGAGCAGTACGGCGGAGGTGGGGGAACGTTCGCTCACGAAGCAGTCTTGATTGAGGAACAGGCCCGCATCGGCGATTCGGCATGGGGCGCGCCGCTTCATAGTGGAATCGTCGCCCACTACCTGCTCGAGTACGGCACCGATGAGCAGAAGGAACGCTTTCTTCCCAGACTGGCAACTGGTGAGATGGTTGGCGCGATTGCGATGACGGAGCCGGGCACTGGCTCCGATCTCCAATCTGTCACGACCAAGGCATCGCGCGTTGGAGACGAATACGTTGTCAACGGTTCCAAAACGTTCATCACCAACGGCGCTCAGGCCGACCTCATCATCGTCGTTGCGAAGACCGACCCCAGTGCCGGAGCGAACGGAATCTCGTTGGTTTTGGTCGAAGGCGATCGACCGGGCTTTCGGCGGGGTCGGGTGTTGGACAAGGTCGGTCAGCGCGGACAGGACACCTCCGAGCTCTATTTCGAAGATGTGCACATTCCGGTTGAGAACCTCCTGGGTACGACTGAAGGCCAGGGGTTCATTCAGTTGATGCAGCAACTTCCCCAAGAGCGATTGATCCTTGCGCTTGGTGCAGTGACAGTACTAGAAACAGCGCTCGAGTTCACTGTGGAATACACCAAAGATCGGCATGCCTTCGGCAAGCCCGTCTTCGCCTTCCAAAACACCAAGTTCAAGCTCGCCGAGGTCGCCACCGACGCCCACATCAGCCGCGTTTTCATCGACGACTGCGTCGCCCGCCATCTGCGCGGTGAACTCGACATCCCCACCGTCGCGATGGCGAAATGGTGGACTACTGAGCGTGCGATGGTCGCCCTTGATGACTGCTTGCAGCTCCACGGCGGCTACGGCTATATGACCGAGTATCCCATCGGCAGGATGTGGGCCGATGCTCGCGTTCAGAAGATCTACGGTGGGACAAACGAGATTATGAAGGAGATCATTGCTCGGTCGCTTTAG
- a CDS encoding SDR family NAD(P)-dependent oxidoreductase translates to MLEPSTAVVTGAGRGIGLEIARQLAAAGHKVLLTDVDGDAAERAATEVGGGAWSATHDVRDPSGHREVAAQALAAGPLAVWVNNAGILLAGNSWSHSDAEIASILDVNVRGVVAGSHAAVVAMGAGGGAILNIASLSALAPIPGLAMYAATKAAVLSFTTSLQGDLDHAGLPIHARALCPDVVSTKMVTDRVADPGAALLFAGPRPMDAAAVARAGLELLESRQIFRVVPRWRGVVARTSDAAPSLGLKAFALMRGVGERRQRNHR, encoded by the coding sequence ATGCTAGAACCATCAACAGCCGTCGTCACAGGAGCAGGTCGAGGGATTGGTCTGGAGATCGCGAGACAACTCGCCGCTGCCGGTCACAAGGTTTTGCTCACGGATGTGGATGGCGACGCAGCGGAGCGCGCTGCCACCGAGGTCGGCGGTGGCGCTTGGAGCGCCACGCACGACGTACGAGATCCGTCGGGTCATCGGGAAGTCGCTGCTCAGGCTTTAGCCGCTGGCCCTCTGGCGGTGTGGGTAAACAACGCTGGGATCCTACTCGCGGGTAACAGCTGGAGTCACAGCGATGCCGAGATTGCGTCGATCCTCGATGTCAATGTACGAGGTGTCGTTGCCGGCTCACACGCGGCAGTTGTCGCTATGGGCGCGGGTGGGGGCGCGATCCTCAACATCGCGTCCCTCTCGGCTCTGGCGCCCATCCCTGGATTAGCGATGTACGCAGCAACCAAAGCGGCCGTATTGTCGTTCACCACATCGCTGCAGGGCGACCTTGACCATGCGGGATTGCCAATCCACGCACGGGCGCTATGCCCTGACGTGGTAAGTACGAAAATGGTCACCGACCGGGTTGCCGACCCTGGGGCGGCGCTTCTGTTCGCCGGACCGCGTCCAATGGATGCTGCGGCCGTGGCCCGCGCGGGACTCGAGTTGCTGGAGAGTCGCCAGATATTCCGGGTAGTTCCTCGGTGGCGTGGCGTAGTTGCGCGCACTAGCGATGCTGCGCCGTCGCTTGGATTGAAAGCTTTCGCGTTGATGCGCGGCGTCGGTGAGCGGCGCCAACGCAATCATCGTTGA
- a CDS encoding flavin-containing monooxygenase gives MKPVKREPTQDNPPGNPSIVIIGAGFAGITLALRLKRAGFDRVLIVEKGDGVGGVWRENTYPGAACDVPSQLYSISSAPNPRWGRRYAEQGDILAYLRRVADESGLLSLLRTKTEIAKAAFDERTNTWRLTTTTSQELECDVVISAVGQLSRPSVPDIPGISGFAGPSFHSANWDHDLNLSGKRLAVVGTGASSVQFVPVVAAGAEHLDVFQRSAPWVLPKFDRQYGGRHHQLLRKLPILRLSERLMIWTIFEFLALALVDAKPVARVLGVIALRHLGRQVSDARLRSHLTPDYAPGCKRILFSSDYYPALARPNVSLVTDDIRAVEPGGIRTVNGDFHAADVIIYGTGFSATEFLSPMEVYGRSDRKLSDVWADGAHAYYGLSVPEFPNFLMMYGPNTNVGSGSIVYMLESQARHIVRLMKVLRAHPGSVIEVRADVEKRFNDRLSRRLDRSVWTMCTSWYRSARGSISTNWPSPTFLYRLRARRPKRRAYVLSRPAPANSSRRGTPEPANTHLADMPYAPSGADSVD, from the coding sequence ATGAAACCCGTGAAACGTGAACCAACCCAGGACAATCCCCCTGGTAACCCCTCGATCGTCATCATCGGCGCTGGCTTCGCCGGAATTACCCTTGCACTTCGCCTCAAACGCGCAGGGTTCGACAGGGTCCTCATTGTCGAAAAGGGCGATGGTGTCGGGGGAGTCTGGCGGGAGAACACCTACCCAGGGGCGGCCTGTGACGTCCCGTCGCAGTTGTACTCGATCTCCTCGGCGCCGAATCCCAGGTGGGGTCGGCGTTACGCAGAACAAGGCGATATCCTCGCCTACCTTCGCCGCGTCGCCGACGAAAGTGGTTTGCTGTCCCTCCTTCGGACCAAAACCGAAATCGCTAAGGCGGCCTTCGATGAGCGCACGAACACATGGCGTCTGACCACGACTACCAGTCAGGAATTGGAGTGCGATGTCGTCATTTCGGCCGTGGGCCAGCTGTCCCGACCCTCAGTTCCTGATATTCCTGGAATCTCGGGCTTCGCGGGCCCGTCGTTTCATTCCGCGAATTGGGACCACGATCTGAATCTCAGCGGCAAGCGGCTTGCGGTCGTCGGCACCGGCGCTAGTTCGGTGCAGTTCGTCCCGGTGGTCGCCGCAGGCGCTGAGCACTTGGACGTTTTCCAACGGTCAGCCCCATGGGTGCTGCCCAAATTCGACCGTCAGTACGGTGGGCGGCATCACCAACTGCTGCGCAAGTTGCCCATTCTGCGGCTCAGCGAACGTCTGATGATTTGGACGATATTCGAGTTCTTGGCGTTGGCACTCGTCGACGCGAAGCCAGTAGCGCGAGTCTTGGGAGTCATCGCCCTCCGGCACCTAGGTCGCCAGGTGTCGGATGCCCGGCTGCGTTCCCACCTGACGCCGGACTATGCGCCCGGGTGCAAGAGGATTCTGTTCTCCAGCGACTATTACCCCGCGCTCGCACGTCCCAACGTTTCATTGGTCACCGACGATATCCGGGCAGTAGAACCTGGCGGAATCCGCACGGTGAACGGCGACTTCCACGCCGCCGACGTGATCATCTACGGCACTGGCTTCAGTGCCACCGAGTTTCTTTCCCCGATGGAGGTCTACGGCCGCTCGGACCGGAAATTGTCGGACGTGTGGGCGGATGGCGCGCACGCCTACTACGGCCTATCGGTGCCAGAGTTTCCGAATTTCCTCATGATGTACGGGCCCAACACCAACGTGGGATCCGGGTCCATCGTCTACATGCTCGAATCGCAGGCCCGACACATCGTCAGGTTGATGAAGGTTCTCCGTGCCCATCCAGGAAGTGTTATCGAGGTCCGTGCCGATGTGGAGAAGCGCTTCAACGACCGGTTGAGTCGCCGCCTGGACAGATCCGTGTGGACTATGTGCACGAGCTGGTATCGCTCGGCGCGGGGGTCGATCTCTACCAACTGGCCCAGCCCGACCTTCTTGTATCGCCTTCGTGCGCGCAGGCCGAAGCGGCGCGCTTACGTCCTGTCGCGTCCCGCGCCCGCGAACTCGTCGCGCAGGGGGACACCCGAGCCGGCCAACACCCATCTGGCCGACATGCCCTATGCCCCAAGCGGGGCCGATAGCGTCGACTAG
- a CDS encoding TetR/AcrR family transcriptional regulator — translation MERQHWVDTTAVRRAASRLPGRELRREQIIEAALSAIEENGPHALTGQIADKAGLGRTHFYRHFASKEELDLAVARHVHRELTAKIRLTLDVQGSPLDVIRAPVTQHVMWADEHPNLYRFLVNRHYRRSTEKTAPGSSAFASELAVAGARYFPRYGEDSEAADRNVAAIMGLMDASVLWWLDHRDSTRDELVIRLTRQTWLIINDRLQELGFQLDPHLPLCEPKT, via the coding sequence GTGGAGCGACAGCACTGGGTGGACACCACAGCGGTACGCCGCGCGGCCAGTAGGTTGCCGGGCCGTGAACTACGTCGTGAACAGATCATCGAAGCGGCGCTCAGCGCAATCGAAGAGAACGGGCCCCACGCACTCACGGGCCAAATCGCAGACAAGGCCGGTTTGGGACGCACACACTTCTACCGCCACTTCGCAAGTAAAGAAGAACTCGATCTTGCCGTGGCTCGTCACGTCCACCGCGAACTCACTGCGAAGATTCGCCTAACTCTGGATGTCCAGGGATCGCCGCTAGACGTGATACGCGCGCCGGTCACTCAGCACGTCATGTGGGCTGACGAACACCCCAACCTCTATCGGTTCCTGGTGAACCGACACTATCGGCGCAGCACCGAGAAGACCGCGCCCGGCAGCAGCGCATTCGCCTCTGAACTCGCCGTCGCGGGTGCCCGTTACTTTCCTCGCTACGGCGAGGACTCAGAGGCGGCAGACCGCAATGTCGCCGCCATCATGGGCTTGATGGACGCTTCGGTCCTATGGTGGCTGGACCATCGCGACTCCACTCGTGACGAACTCGTCATTCGGTTGACACGGCAAACCTGGTTGATAATCAATGACAGGCTGCAGGAACTGGGATTCCAGCTTGATCCCCACTTACCACTCTGCGAACCGAAAACCTGA